The genome window attcctagtaatgacttgcccgattggcaccaattttatatcataggtacatctaattctaacaaccattcaatgtgtcacccgggtcttctttgattttacctacttttcaaggtcacagaggtcgaatgtactgtaaattggccattttggggaaattgtaattgcttggacctacatcaaacctaacactacatgacacaataccatgctctttatccatctttcctccacatgaggtgagcacaatggccctggccatttcatttcttacaGTTGATGTTACTTGCAAAAGCTGGTTCACAGTGGGCGAAATATTTCAAGTCCCGGATGGTACTGTTCACTGGTGGTGTATTTGGTGGACTATTTGTATCCTTTATGATTATGTAAAGACATGCAGACATTCTACCTATtgccaggtacatgtacatgtacatttgtgacATGGTGTCAGTGTTTTATTTGCTGGACTAATCACTAGCATCTCATCATTCAATGTATTTTCCTTGACTCAAAATTTCAGACATATGTATTATTTTGGACGTATCCTTTCAGATAAGCCTCAAACTAGTATTTAGCTGGTAGTAAGTATTTTTCATTCTTGATGGTAGGTATCAACTGTAAGGGAGGAGGAGGTGATTCTTGCCGACACAGTATCATAAGACAAACAAGCTAAAGGCTTTGCTCACAAGAAGGTGGTTGATTTCAGGTCTGTGATCTACTCCCAATGAAATGGCTCAACATATACAATTCGCATCAGCTTTTGTGTTTGAATTTTTCTGGTACAGCCAAGTAGCTTATCTAGCGTGCCTAACATTCTGTAGTATCATCTTTTCAATATTCCTTGACCCTTTCCACAGCTTTCTCTATGGTATGGTGCACGTTTACTGATGTTTGCAGCCTTGTGTTCAAGCCTGGGTCAACACCAGGTCCTCGGATCCTTGTGTTCAAGCATAGGCCTCTACCCACAACAGGCCTCAGGTCAAGAAGTCAGTCAGAGCAGATATTGCCTCAAAAAGAACGCTTATGGATGTATTTATttctgttttgtaaacaaaatttattGTAATGTTGGTTCTTGTAATAAAACGGATTTGTATGAAAAAATGTTTGGCTTGTTTATTTCaaccagtgtacatgtataatgcataCTCTGAGCAAGACGTCAcccatcagcttggttgtgactatgtctttgaTGGATAGTGTAGATTGTGTCGCTGTCTCTATTCACCACTGaatgcctggttgtgactttgggAGAAGGTAATTTTATACCACTAGACAATTGATCTTATATTGAGAGCGGACCTTCTCCAAATAGGTCCTACCTGGGTTTGAGACGGTGTATGAAATTTTTCCAGTGGGGCATTTCCTACCTCTACATGTACACCAGTCCTTGGTTGGTCTCTGCTTATGTAGAACATCTTGTGATATCTGGTCAAATCAAGTCAATGATGAAGCATAATACAGTTTAAAGAGTCCTCTCaatagttgtgactgtcttcggagtgGTTGTGACAAACGGAGACGCTAGAGTGGTTGCCCCGACAATGAGGCGAAACACTCCAAAACGTTCCACCATTGTGTGGTGGTCTGTGTTTCTCTTCTTGCTCAAGCGATCAACAACGGAGACGTTACAACGCAGGTCAAGATCAAACCTGAaagtaaaaacaaacaaaaacgaaTATAACCCACAGTGGTATATATGAGAATAGGCCGAAGTACTGACCTAATGTCATATAACAGGACTTCGAATATGAAGTACACTTCGTAAATAAAGACATGAATAAACTATAAACGAATGACATAACAGAGTAGGCCGACGCTATTAAACATTCCTCTATCAACGCATAATTCTAGTCCCGATATTGCAGTGAACAACATAATGACGGCGAAAGTTCCAGCCGTGGGTATTGATCTCGGGACCACCTATTCCTGTGTGGGGGTCTTCCAGTCCGGCCAAGTCGTGATCATTGCCAACGAACAGGGCAACAGGACCACACCCAGCTATGTGGCCTTCAGTGGCCATGAGTGTCTTATCGGCGACGCCGCCAAGAACCATACTGCCAAGGACCCGTCAAACACAATCTTCGGTAAGTGGCCTTATCTTGTTACTAGGCTGGTTTGCAATccgaagagctacgaacaacCAAGTATGAAGAAGAGCATATATGTCAGTATCATATCGTCGGTGGgtacggattgcgaaacctgacATTACATCCAGGTCGCCTCCCATCGGTAGTTAGACTAGTGACAAGAGAAATAGAGGGTATATCTCATCCAGTATGTTAGTCTTGCTAGACTAATCGGCAAGTGGTGTACTTTGGGGGACATTTGGCTAGTTCAGTTTACTCCTACTAGGCGGTGGAGAATATTTTGGAGGTGCATGCCCCGGCACATGCTCTTCAGCAGCGCCCAAATGAGCACTGGGCTTGTTCGATTACCAGATGATGGCGGTGGCGCTGAGTTGGCCGAACTGATTCGAGTCCCCGGGTTCGTGTCCTAGTCATCAGTACGGGTACCTGGAATGTCTCAACTTAAATGATGATAACTTTGTTTCTTCCTCAGATGCCAAACGCCTCATTGGTAGAAACTTCACTGACGACATTGTCCAGAACGACATGAAACGTTGGCCCTTTGATGTCGTGAACGATGGCGGCCGGCCCAAGGTAAAGGTGCTTTACAAGGGCGAAACGAAGACATTCTTCCCTGAGGAGATCTCCAGTATGGTCCTTACAAAGATGAAGGAAACAGCCGAAGCTTACCTCGGAATGGTATGTCATTATGTCCTCTTTGTCTGTTTTCTTTCTGATAGAACACGCACACTGCTTTAATGCGGTTCGacgcttggttgtgacaatgtcctagTCGGCTCTCGGGACGCTCACAGAAAAGAACAAGTAGGCGTTTCTCCATCTCGCATGTGTTGTATCAAGAAAAGAACAACGATGTCGTCATTGTGCAATGCATGCATCCTTATTTAGCTGTTTCTTTCCTCTCAGGGTTTTCATTCCGTGTTCCTCTTCCCTTTTTCAGAAAGTCAAAGATGCGGTAGTGACCGTCCCTTTCTCTTTCAACGATTCTCAGAGACAGGCCACAAAGGATGCTGCTCTCACCGCCGGCATGAACGTCTTGAGAATCATTGATGAGGCCACTGCCGCTGCCATTGCCTATGGTTTAGGCAAAAAGGTAGGTCGAGGCACAGTCTGCGACAGAGTTTTAAATAAAACACCAAACAAAGATGTAACTGTTAATGATTTGTCGTCTGGAATGGCCTGAAATCGCATCACAGTGCAACTACCTGGCCGTCTGAGACAGAAACATGGATTCATATTAGCGGACAGCGcaatttctttccattcaaacGTCAACTAAATAGTCACATGCTGTTATTTCAACAGCTTGTTTGCATATGTTGATGCCGCCCCAGTGGTTTGTTGGAGCAGAATCTTCAACGaatttttcatcagaattttGAGAAAGTACGATTTAGGCGGAGTCATGACAGGCTGATCAGTAAGTCTTCTATAATTGACGACCAGCATTTCTACATTTCAGTCCAGTGTTGAGACGAACGTGTTAATATTCGACGTGGGAGGCGGGACCTTCGATGTGTCCATCCTGATCATTAAAGATGGCGTCTTCGAGGTTAAATCTAGCACCGGCGACACTCATTTGGGCGGGGAGGACTTCGACAACGTCATAATGGACTTTTTTGTAAGGGAATTCAAGAAAAAGCATAGAAGGGATCTCACAACTGACAAGAGAGCTCTGCGACGACTCCGTAATGCGTCTGAGCGGGCAAAGAGGACACTGTCATCCAGTCAAAAGACCTTCGTTGAGATTGATGCCCTGTTCGAGGGGATTGACTTCAATTCCGTCATGACGAGGGCAAGGCAAGTCcggggcccggttgttcaaaacgatTCGAGCCAATAACGCTGGCGCCCggcgctggcgttaacttactTGTACTTGGCGTTAACATGAACGCTGTGTTGTCTTGTTTGGTACAACCAGGCTCACGGTCACTAATAGCGTAGGTTTAACTTGGTGCCATCGTGGATCtagtgctatagatccgtagtgctatagatccgtagtgctatagatccgtagtgctagatccgtagtgctatagatccgtagtgctatagatccgtagtgctatagatccgtagtgctatagatccgtagtgctatagatccgtagtgctatagatccgtagtgctatagatccgtagtgctatagatccgtagtgctatagatccgtagtgctatagatccgtagtgctatagatccgtagtgctatagatccgtagtgctatagatccgtagtgctatagatccgtagtgctatagatccgtagtgctatagatccgtagtgctatagatccgtagtgctatagatccgtagtgctatagatccgtagtgctatagatccgtagtgctatagatccgtagtgctatagatccgtagtgctatagatccgtagtgctatagatccgtagtgctatagatccgtagtgctatagatccgtagtgctatagatccgtagtgctatagatccgtagtgctatagatccgtagtgctatagatccgtagtgctatagatccgtagtgctatagatccgtagtgctatagatccgtagtgctatagatccgtagtGCTATCTTGATAGATCGGGTGGCCCAATGAAAACTACTTtaattttttcatgatttctttAGATTCGAAGACCTGAATATGGAATTCTTCCGTGTCATGTTAAAGCAGGTAGAGAACGCTCTTCTTGACGCCAAGATGGAGAGGGCGGATATTGATGAAATCGTACTGGTTGGCGGCTCCACAAGGATACCCAAGATCCAGGAACTCCTCAAGGACTTCTTTAATGAGAAGGAACTAAAGATGCCGATTAACCCCGATGAAGCAGTGGCGTATGGGGCAGGTAGGTTGACCCCTAAGGACTAGAATTAGATTGAGAAACGTCCAAGTGAGGCTGCACTGAAGACATGATATGATACAAATGTAGCATCATTCGAAAGTGCTCGTAGAGAGCTTTCTAAAGAATGGTCATGTTAAAAGGTTACGTTGAGCAAAGTTTCCAAAGTTCCCAAAGGATGGTCATGTAGAAGATCCGTTTTTTAGCAAGAACATGccttttcaaattgttttgaGATACTTACAGGGAATGAAGCTTAGCCCGTACCACTGTTTTGAAAGACAGACTGAACGTTGATATTCCTAAAGGGCTACATTGGTAGTTTTTTTACTGACTATAGGTAAATTTCTCTATCAACAGCCATCCAAGCCGCCATCCTTACCAGAGACCAGTGACCAAGCCGTTCAAGTCTTCTAGCTGTTGGAGTGGAGTCGTCTACTCCCCCAAGGCTCTATATAGGAGTATGGACGTTTGGCCAATTGTTCTAAATGTGAAGGGTAGCTAAGCCATTTGTGGCAGTTTAATCAGCTTATATAATACATTTCGCAGGAACGGACCTGCAATTTTGTGTTCGACCTCACGATCGTTGGAACAAGACCTACGTGTAGGAATTCTTCATGTTTTTAATACACTGATTATGCTATCTATCTCACTTTTTCTAATGTAATGTGTCCCGTATGGTTACACAAGGCTAATATCACGTACTGTCTGCATGTGTAAGGTTTTATCTGCCTTGTGTGATCAAAGAAGCGAACTTAAAATCTAACTGGATATAGTCACCAGATGTAGTAGAACGCAAAATACGCCTGCTCTAACAGGGCATGGCTTAAACAGAGTGTTTACTTTGGTTGTTGATGTTTAATGATAAACTACAGCGACATATTTTACAAGTGAGGCCCATGGGTTCCTATTTACAAATAAATGACATAGAAGTACTCCTGACGATTAGTATATAATTTACATCTCAGTGCGTTTAGAATGCTAGAAATGATTTACCATAAACACTTATCCATGTATAGTATTATTATGAACGAAGTATCCAGTACACTCACACAATACCAGTATAACTGTTAATGATACATTAAGATTTagataaaaacaatgaatgacATATCGTGAGGGCAGAATACCTTCAGCGAACTTAGCATGGCATATCTTAATGTTCACAACCACAGGAGCGTTCGTTCAACATTGCATGTCCACAACGAGGGGAGGGCACGCCCAGCTATATCCTTATCCGTCAACAACGAGGGAGAGGACGTCCAGCATGATGGCACATGCCAAACGTCTGTCTGGGACTAAGCGCGAACATTGCAAGACTACAATTACGGCAGCGCTCGCCCTGGTGCTCACCGAATATTAAAACGTGTCCCGATTGAATTTGAGGCACGTACATCAGTGTACGTTCAACATCTACACTCCACAGCCATAAGGCGAGTGAACCCCTGACATGGGTGTGCGAGGGACTAAGGAAAATGGACCTGCCTGACGACGCCTTTTTAATTGAAATAATAACAGATCTGTCGCCACAGAGACTTTCAGACAACAGACGGACAAGTTATTAGGCACACGACCAATACGATGAGGAGATTGAGAAAATATGACGATTTGAAAGTCGGAGAAGAAGAACTAGGTATACAGTAACCTTTATAATTAGGTATAGGCGCATCCGATAATTTTAAACCCCTTTTGAAAGGTACGGAAAACTTGGGGTCCATCTTGGTGTACAATGTATCGATGGTCCCTTGAATATTTGACGAATTGAATATAATTTTCTGAGAGGGAGATTTCATATCCGACGATTGGAGGTACCAAAGGTCTCCTGTCCACGTGAGGTTAAACTCATCCGGGGCAATGGGAACGAGGTCCGCTTCCCCCAGCATCCCGAGTTTCATCTGAAGTATCCCCGAAGTATCATTTTTAGAAATAGTTATGTTCCCAAATGCAAGATGGCCATAAACCCCCACAAACTCGCCGAGAGGTCGACTGGAGTCATTTTTATATACAAGATTCTCTGTTTTTTCCTGATTACCATTTTTCTTTGGTTGATCTCCATCATATGGGTCACCATCTATATCCGGGTATTTACATCCAGCGGTTTGGTTCAGCCATCTTGGTAACCCCAGTAACACGTCactgacgaaatacatgatGGCCTCTAGTCCTTTAGCTGATTGTGAGGTTGGTCCGTTATAATTTGCATAGACGCCTATGTTGAATTCAGGATACATCCATATATGAGACGCATATGTTGATATTCCGCCTGAGTGCCAAACCTTTTTGTACCCTGAAAATAAAGATCAGAAAATGAGAAAGAAAGCAAACTGCATAGCCAAGTGGTGTTCCCCTGCATGATTTGTCAAAGGCTTTTTCAAACAGACTTTGGTGGTGCTCTGAAGAACTACAACCTTTATCATGCACCCGGGCTTGCGTGGAAGAGACAATCGCGCGAAATGACCCCAAGGAAAGAGGTTGGAATATCTTGATTTCTAGTATATCAATGACATCGTGTGCCTACCTCTGTAAATTGCTGACAACCATGCCATGTCGTAAGATAAGCTGACATCGGAGACAGGGAAGTTGGGAAGTGTCTTATCACGGTGTATGGCGGGCTCGGGCATCTGTCCCGTGTACGTCTCCCCCAATAGCCTCATATCAGCAAGGGTCTGGTTGTGGATGCTCTTGCCCTCCATCAGGTGGAACCGCAGCCATTTCGCCATGTCTTCACAGGTCGCAGCGATTGATCCGGCTGGACCCAGCGGATGGACAACTCTAAAACAAAAGCAAAGATAAGTACTGAATAGTGCACCCTCCTTCTTCGTGTTTAGTCCTTCCGGTAATCGGAAAATTCATTACCAAGCACCTTTTCTCACAGCCTCTCCTTCATTAAGACTCTGTCCAGGCCAAATGATGGGATCTAGGAGTAGATTGCAAGAACTTTAAGGGTGAGATTCCCATCGGCGTGTGGAAACGTCCTTGAGTCAATCCCATCCCCAACGCCAAAATCCCATGAGCTAAAATTAGCCAATGGGCAGACAGCTCTATAACTCACCGGGTTGTTTTGGTGCTGACTCGTCTGAGGGTTCCATTCACTGTGACATACGGCATGGCAAACCTCGTCAATTCCTCTCCTTGGTCCACGAAGAAAGCAGTGTCCATCCCTAGTGGCTTGAAGATCCTCTCGCGGACAAGATCCTCCCATGTTTTGCCATTACCATCGAGTTTCTCCGCTACGTACCCCGCTAAgccgtacatgtagttattgtACTGGAATTTGGTACGGAATTCGTACTTCGGCTCCATGAATCTGAGACGCCTGTAATAGTGAATTAAAGATCGGGACAAACCAAAAACTGCACTATGCACTCTTCTTTTGATAATCGAATGTCTATTCGCCAATTTTAGAAAGCAAATGGACAAATTGCTGTTTTAGGCATTTTCTGGGCTAAAATTCGAACTCATTGGATTCTTGGGGAGGGTCTCTCGGAAAAAAGAAAGGGGCCTCATGCCCCTCACTCCAAAAAATCCGCCACTGCTTCGTAAATTTCAAGCTATTTCACTTCGTGCCTTTCCTAACCTACCAGTGGCCTATGTATACCAAGCCCTGGGCCTAATACCAGAAGCACACCCATCAAAGCAACGGGCTAAGTCGATTTCAACGATCGCGATGGAAGTAGAACAAATTGGTGTTCGGATGAAACGCGTTTGATCTCACCATGATAATTAGACTCTCTATTCATCTCACACAATGGCTGGCCTTCGCTGAATTGGGCAATTTAAAGTTGAAATTGGGAAACCACGGAGAAGATGCTTTTGATCGAAGTATACATTAAAACTCACTTTGCAGCTGATTACACTCACATGACAGGTAACAGCGACCGGGCAGAGTGCCGTACTTGGCATGCTTTGTTTCCAAGAAGAATTGGTGTGCGCTTTGTTGATACGAAAGTTTTATCGtatcataatgacgtcattggacACTGTTTAAGGACTTGATACTAAACTGTCGATATGCAAAGCGTTATCACCCATTCTGATGCAGATTGAACTTACTTCCACTAAGCCATGGCCAAGTTTTGGTCCACTTACCCAATAATGTCTTCCCTGGTGACGTCTTGAGGGAAGCCCGTCAGGAGTGGTGTGAAGTAGGCTGGTACCCCCAGCTTGTGCGCCAGAAGGTCACGGATGTTGGCCTCCCCCGTCCGAAGATCGTCGCTAAGGTGAAAACTGCCCCCGAGAATGTCTCTTATTCGCGTGTCCCACCCCATTCTATAAAATGAAAAGAAGATTgaaaatgatgacaatgacgaggacgacgacaacaacgacgacgatcatgacgctgtgacgatgacgatgatggtggtggtggtggcgatGACAGTaacgatgatggtgatgacgcTGCGGTTGCGGCTTCGGCGACCATTTTCAGGTCATCCCCATGTCCTTAGTTGCCCACGAGAAGTTGCCCCCAAGATATAAATAAGTCGTCTCCCGATGTAATAAATCGATGTACTGTCGTGATATCCGTTGAACCGATATCTTATCCCAGCCACCATTGACTGCGTCAACGAACCAGACGACATTTGATTAAAGCGTAATCTTGACAATAATTTCACTTCCGGTATTATGACAGATAATTTTCGCGAAACCCGATGTTGCTGATGGGGTTTTagaaaaactttcatttgaaaTAGTAGAGCCTTTAATATATCTCATCAGTTAGCAGCTTGTCTGGAAGTAAATGTCAATAACCTTGGACAGTTTTCATTCAACCACCAAGCTGCCAAAGGCTACTCTTGCTTTCTCTCAAAGGTCATTCCATTCATTTGCAAAACGTCACTGTCTATCGAAGTCATTTGAAGGAGATTGCAAAGTAACTGTGAAGGTCAACTTCTAACGAAGTATTTTGCCACATTTCTGCTCAATGATGAGTACAGAAGTGTCCAACTTGACGAATGCGACAGACGCTCTAATTCCGCTTATATGATAGATTCGTGGCGAATGTGATTCGTTGAAACAGAGGAGTGCATGCACCAAGttacagatacatgtaattggtgAACACGTCTTGCTTTTCATTTTCTAGACAATTATTTCATTAATAACACCCCGGAAATTTAAAAATAATTATATTTACCAACAAATCGTTCTCTAGTGTATTCTTAACCGAGAAACAGTCAGAATCTTAGGCGTATCTTTTAGCCTAAGGCAGACCTCGTATAGTGTTTTCCAACATTTCTGCACCACACCCTTCGAGCATGCCATATCATCTCATCAATTTATACTTTTTTAGATCGGTGGTGGGTGGTGAACTCTCGGTCATACCATGGATTCTTGCGGGCAATGCAGTATCCATCAAAGGAGTTCTCACTTTGATTATTCTTTCAAATGTATTATTTATAAAAACAGCCCGGGGAGTTATGCGTAGGCCTAGCTAGACgttttcataatcaatgaaacaCGAGGTGGAAATAGTCATGAAATGACGTTGTCGCGAACTAAGTAACATTTAAGGTGAATCGAATCTCAACCTCTTCTGGAGTACCACATGCGCTTTTTCCCTTACTCCAATCAGTGTCATTCGCACAGAGATTTTCTCTGACATCGCCAACATCGAGTTACATTCATAATTAAGGATGGCATGGGAAAATATTAGAGTCGTTTAAACCCACAAAGAGTTTAGAGTTGAAACCTGAGATGTCAGATGATAGTTAGCTTGTGATCTTTGTCATCAGGCAGGCGGGTGCTACCAAGCTTGCTTTGTTTGATAGTATTGGACGTTCCACTTCCCCATAATGGCAATTTCTCGTAAAGGTTGTTTGTATCAAGAAATTGCATTATTTTCCATGATAACATAATCTGTCGGCTGCTAACAGTGGACAATGGGAACGTCGCAGGTGGTGTCTAATCACTGATGGCTATACACAGAAATGGACTCCATCCCCTCACCATGCAATCATTGCATCCTTTAATTAATAATTATATATCGTCGCAGACCAGTAGCATCTTTTCGGCTGGTTGAATGCCCTTAGAGACAGTTCGATGCATTCTGCAAAAGTTATGTTATGGATGTGTTTAACGCAGCAGCATGAGCTGTCGATGTGACACTTTGGTGTCAACGCTCCCGCAGAATCACCAGCCGCGCCTATATCGCCTCCGAGGTGGTGGGTTCGACTCACGTTTGGAGCAAGTCGTCATTAGATTGACCTTAGAGTACTTGTTACTCAAGGATTGAGAGGAGATAACTCTGTCTGAAAGACGGGTAGGTTTCATCCGTCTCCTTCAAACGGTCTTGAATCAGTCTCCATGTAATCacaaaatgacaatttcaatttttaCTACTTGACTTATCCGTCCGCACCACCTGGCCCATGATAGGTCGTCCACAGTCTTCCATCGCCACCCGCACGATATGATTCCTCTTGCACGGACGCTACCTTGCCTGAAATAGGCCAATACGTTTGTACAAGGACGCTGCAAGGACGTCTCCTCATTAATGGATCACCTCCAAGTGCCGCAAGGTCTACATGGCCGTCCTCTTACTTAGGGTTCCACAGGTTACTTAGAGAGCCGACCTTGTAATGCTGTTAGGTGGTCTCCTCAGTGTGTGGCCGAGCCATACCCAATTTCTCTTCAAGCAAAACTTGAATCGGAATCCTGTCTTGCCCAGTCCTGCTATCCTTAGCATCAATATAACAAAGGAAGACATATGCTACAATCAGAATGGCATTGTCCGATAGTCTCAGATGGAAAATAGTATCTCATATTTGTGCCAATAACAACTGGTACGTTTGTTGTTCCTTTCAGCATTATCGGCCATCGCCGCTGGTTGCTAATGAGTTGAGTGGTTTGGTATCTGGCTACAATCAATGATAGACCAATATCTGTCTATCTTCATCCGGAGCAACGTTCATTTGCAAAGAGAGAAACATGTATCATCAATATTCTGGGCTGAGACTTGATCTGAATGCATAAACGCTTTATGCATTATGGTTAAGGACACCAGCAAACACCTCTTTCGGTGAGATACTGGTGTATGCTTTCAATCATCCAGGCGTTTATACAACGCCAACAGTCTTCTCATGGGAAGATGCGTGATTGAACGTGAACAACTTCAGTCCTGAAGAAACCATAGTGGACAATGCTGAGACTCTACACAACCTCCAGTAATGCGAGTCCAACGAACAGTGCTATTCTTTCGGTGAGAGGGACTGATTTGGAACACGTCCGAGGCGGTAGCGTGATGATATCAAGCCACGGCATCGTCGACAGTCACTGCGTGATTATCATAGTTACTTCGGCCGGGCACCAAAAGCGGTGCACTCGTAATGGCGTGCTGCATGTAATCGAAGTTGCTAATGATTGAATGACCACAACAACATGTCACTGTGTCCAGATAGGAGTTGTGGAGTTATGCTAGGTGTCCTAGTTGGACTttcatttattgataaaaaatcTTCCATTGACCATTTAGATACCAAGGCGTGGCTTTTACAAGAGCAAGTCCGTATTTACCGAAGACACCAACGCAGTT of Lineus longissimus chromosome 9, tnLinLong1.2, whole genome shotgun sequence contains these proteins:
- the LOC135493295 gene encoding heat shock 70 kDa protein cognate 4-like, translating into MTAKVPAVGIDLGTTYSCVGVFQSGQVVIIANEQGNRTTPSYVAFSGHECLIGDAAKNHTAKDPSNTIFDAKRLIGRNFTDDIVQNDMKRWPFDVVNDGGRPKVKVLYKGETKTFFPEEISSMVLTKMKETAEAYLGMKVKDAVVTVPFSFNDSQRQATKDAALTAGMNVLRIIDEATAAAIAYGLGKKSSVETNVLIFDVGGGTFDVSILIIKDGVFEVKSSTGDTHLGGEDFDNVIMDFFVREFKKKHRRDLTTDKRALRRLRNASERAKRTLSSSQKTFVEIDALFEGIDFNSVMTRARFEDLNMEFFRVMLKQVENALLDAKMERADIDEIVLVGGSTRIPKIQELLKDFFNEKELKMPINPDEAVAYGAAIQAAILTRDQ
- the LOC135493288 gene encoding uncharacterized protein LOC135493288 encodes the protein MEHLTFKLLCVVAIGSFGPGLVSSLTSSEIGEIDSFINGMIKCRNIPGLSLAIVKKDKILHARAYGYADVEKGERATDSTRFCIGSLTKAFTATLLAMLLGEREGMGWDTRIRDILGGSFHLSDDLRTGEANIRDLLAHKLGVPAYFTPLLTGFPQDVTREDIIGRLRFMEPKYEFRTKFQYNNYMYGLAGYVAEKLDGNGKTWEDLVRERIFKPLGMDTAFFVDQGEELTRFAMPYVTVNGTLRRVSTKTTRVVHPLGPAGSIAATCEDMAKWLRFHLMEGKSIHNQTLADMRLLGETYTGQMPEPAIHRDKTLPNFPVSDVSLSYDMAWLSAIYRGYKKVWHSGGISTYASHIWMYPEFNIGVYANYNGPTSQSAKGLEAIMYFVSDVLLGLPRWLNQTAGCKYPDIDGDPYDGDQPKKNGNQEKTENLVYKNDSSRPLGEFVGVYGHLAFGNITISKNDTSGILQMKLGMLGEADLVPIAPDEFNLTWTGDLWYLQSSDMKSPSQKIIFNSSNIQGTIDTLYTKMDPKFSVPFKRGLKLSDAPIPNYKGYCIPSSSSPTFKSSYFLNLLIVLVVCLITCPSVV